From one Candidatus Methylacidiphilales bacterium genomic stretch:
- the mdh gene encoding malate dehydrogenase, with protein sequence MKITVVGAGFVGSTTAQRIVEKNLGDVVLHDIIEGMPQGKALDIMQSACLEGFEVKIYGTNNPADYEGSDIVIVTSGLPRQPGMSRDDLLYKNAEIVRGVAENIKKYAPTSIVIVVSNPLDVMTYLVGAVTEFPRHRVMGMAGVLDSARFRAFVAMELNVAHKDVQAMVLGGHGDDMVPLVRYTTVSGISVDKLITAERLNAIVERTRNGGAEIVKLLQKGSAYYAPSAATVQMVQSIVRDEKRVLPVAAWCTGQYGIRDQFVGVPAILGRNGVEKVIELELTPEELSQLQSSAAHVAQSIKKLNL encoded by the coding sequence ATGAAAATAACAGTAGTCGGTGCGGGTTTTGTTGGCTCAACGACAGCACAAAGAATAGTAGAAAAAAATTTAGGAGACGTAGTTCTACACGACATCATTGAAGGGATGCCTCAGGGTAAGGCGCTTGACATTATGCAAAGTGCATGCCTAGAGGGATTTGAGGTAAAAATTTACGGCACAAATAATCCTGCTGACTATGAAGGCTCGGATATCGTGATTGTAACTAGCGGCCTTCCGCGCCAGCCGGGTATGAGTCGAGATGATTTGTTGTATAAAAATGCTGAGATTGTCAGGGGCGTAGCGGAAAACATTAAAAAGTATGCCCCTACATCTATAGTGATTGTAGTGAGCAATCCGTTAGATGTCATGACGTATCTCGTGGGAGCTGTGACGGAATTTCCACGCCATCGCGTTATGGGGATGGCAGGGGTGCTTGACTCAGCCAGATTTCGAGCATTTGTAGCGATGGAACTTAACGTTGCTCACAAGGATGTTCAAGCCATGGTTCTCGGGGGCCATGGTGACGATATGGTGCCCCTTGTTCGTTATACTACTGTTAGTGGGATTTCTGTGGATAAGTTAATCACAGCTGAACGTCTGAATGCGATTGTAGAGCGCACGAGAAACGGAGGGGCTGAGATTGTTAAGCTACTTCAAAAGGGGAGTGCATATTATGCTCCCTCCGCTGCTACGGTGCAAATGGTGCAGTCTATCGTTCGTGATGAAAAAAGGGTTCTGCCTGTAGCTGCATGGTGTACGGGTCAGTATGGGATTAGGGATCAGTTTGTCGGAGTGCCTGCGATATTAGGGCGCAATGGAGTAGAGAAGGTAATCGAATTGGAGCTTACTCCTGAGGAGCTTTCTCAACTGCAGTCTAGCGCGGCTCATGTGGCGCAAAGCATTAAAAAGCTGAATCTTTGA
- the phoU gene encoding phosphate signaling complex protein PhoU: MATEQLLSKLKEELLLMASLAERSLKESVKAIVDRDDKIAEKVQADDSEIDRLEVSIEEMVVTYIATHAPVAKDCRLMLVLTRICGNLERIGDESVTIARRAVELNAEPPLKPLIDIPRMASLAQEMLRDALQAFIREKPDEMQKLIQRDKIVDAINKQLARELTSYMIEKPATITRALNLMTVSKSIERIADHAKNIAEEVYYLHLGTDIRHQQLVSKTD, from the coding sequence ATGGCTACTGAACAGCTTCTAAGTAAGCTCAAGGAGGAGCTTCTTCTTATGGCTAGCCTCGCCGAGCGTAGCCTCAAGGAATCAGTCAAGGCGATAGTAGACCGAGATGATAAGATTGCCGAAAAAGTTCAAGCCGATGACTCAGAGATCGATCGTTTAGAGGTTTCTATAGAGGAGATGGTAGTCACATATATTGCTACGCATGCTCCAGTTGCTAAAGATTGTCGACTGATGCTCGTCCTTACGCGTATATGCGGTAACCTTGAACGTATCGGTGATGAATCGGTAACCATAGCACGACGCGCAGTAGAACTTAACGCTGAACCACCGCTTAAACCGCTCATTGACATACCGAGGATGGCTTCACTCGCACAAGAGATGCTACGTGATGCTTTGCAAGCGTTTATCCGAGAAAAACCCGATGAGATGCAAAAGCTTATTCAGCGGGATAAGATAGTGGACGCCATAAACAAACAGCTTGCGCGAGAGCTCACAAGCTACATGATTGAAAAGCCGGCGACAATTACACGCGCCTTGAATTTGATGACGGTATCTAAGTCCATTGAGCGAATAGCGGATCATGCAAAAAACATTGCCGAAGAAGTTTATTATCTTCACCTCGGCACGGATATCCGTCACCAGCAGCTTGTATCTAAAACCGACTAG
- a CDS encoding ferritin: protein MLTSSQVLDLLNQQIGNEFSASLQYTAIAAHFEAEALPELAAFFYKQSDEERGHAYKFLKYVIDVGGRAAIPAIPAPICQFQFAEQAIALSLQREKEVTQQIHHILRVAISESDYTTQNFLQWFIEEQLEEVATMDHLLKVVQRAGEGGLLHVEQYLARKNQENQHDKD, encoded by the coding sequence ATGCTTACCTCATCACAAGTTTTGGATTTGCTAAATCAACAAATAGGGAATGAGTTTTCTGCCTCGCTTCAATACACAGCGATAGCTGCGCATTTCGAGGCTGAGGCCCTTCCAGAGCTTGCGGCTTTCTTCTATAAACAATCTGACGAAGAGAGGGGACATGCCTACAAGTTTTTGAAATATGTCATCGACGTAGGCGGGCGCGCCGCAATTCCGGCTATACCAGCGCCTATATGTCAGTTTCAATTTGCCGAGCAGGCAATAGCACTCAGCCTTCAGCGAGAGAAGGAAGTGACTCAACAGATTCATCACATCCTTCGAGTTGCCATCTCCGAAAGCGACTATACTACACAAAATTTTCTGCAATGGTTCATTGAGGAGCAACTCGAGGAGGTCGCCACAATGGATCATTTATTGAAAGTTGTGCAACGTGCAGGAGAAGGCGGACTCCTTCACGTAGAGCAGTATCTTGCCCGAAAAAATCAAGAAAACCAACACGATAAAGATTGA